A genome region from Nitrosopumilus oxyclinae includes the following:
- a CDS encoding NusA-like transcription termination signal-binding factor, with product MAQSIKLTTDQMRLMSLFQNVTGATARDCIEDEKQDRVIFVVNTGKMGLAIGKGGIHIKSLQNIVKRNVELVEFDEDPAKFLSSLLNSKLVSEVKINKRADGTKQAIVMVDPRKKGIVVGRDGRNAEKARLLAKRYFDISSVLINSPERATLEM from the coding sequence ATGGCACAATCAATTAAACTCACAACTGATCAAATGCGATTGATGTCGCTTTTCCAAAATGTTACTGGTGCAACAGCACGTGATTGTATAGAAGATGAAAAACAAGACAGAGTAATTTTTGTAGTTAATACTGGAAAAATGGGACTAGCAATTGGTAAGGGTGGTATCCATATCAAATCATTACAAAATATTGTAAAGAGAAATGTTGAATTGGTTGAATTTGATGAAGATCCGGCCAAATTCTTGTCTAGTTTGCTTAATTCTAAACTAGTTTCTGAAGTAAAAATAAATAAACGAGCTGATGGAACGAAACAGGCAATAGTTATGGTAGATCCAAGAAAGAAAGGAATTGTAGTTGGAAGAGACGGTAGAAATGCTGAAAAGGCAAGACTACTTGCAAAACGATATTTTGATATTAGCAGTGTGTTGATTAATAGTCCTGAACGGGCAACTTTGGAGATGTAG
- a CDS encoding tetratricopeptide repeat protein — translation MSAKRDYYEVLGVTKSSTNQEVKAQYRKLALKFHPDRNQYKDSEEHFKEISEAYSVISNPEKKLVYDRYGHAGVNQRYTSEDIFRSNGAGFDPNDVWGWRNKGGTLYSQGRYDEAIECYDKAIEVDPNSTVVWYNKGLALNSLGKYKEAIACYDKVIEIDPQDADAWNNKGLALTALGKTEEAKRCYEKSIELDV, via the coding sequence TTGAGTGCAAAACGTGATTATTATGAAGTTCTAGGCGTCACAAAATCATCAACTAATCAAGAAGTAAAAGCACAGTATAGAAAATTAGCATTAAAGTTTCATCCAGACAGAAACCAGTACAAAGATTCTGAAGAGCATTTCAAAGAAATCTCTGAAGCATATTCTGTTATCTCAAATCCAGAAAAGAAACTAGTCTATGACAGATACGGACATGCAGGAGTAAACCAAAGATACACCAGTGAAGATATTTTTCGCAGTAACGGTGCAGGATTTGATCCTAATGATGTATGGGGATGGCGCAACAAAGGTGGTACTTTGTATTCTCAGGGCAGATACGATGAGGCAATAGAATGCTATGACAAAGCAATAGAGGTTGATCCTAACAGTACAGTAGTATGGTACAACAAAGGATTGGCACTAAATTCATTGGGCAAATACAAAGAAGCTATAGCATGTTACGACAAAGTAATAGAAATTGATCCACAAGATGCTGATGCGTGGAACAACAAAGGATTAGCGTTAACTGCACTTGGTAAAACTGAAGAGGCAAAGAGATGCTATGAGAAATCTATAGAGTTAGACGTATAA
- a CDS encoding nitroreductase family protein — MDTFDAIKTRRAIKKFDSSHKMSSEDVKLIQELTILSPTSYNQQNWRFVYVTDQSVKEKISKAARDQAQPKDGSLVIVLCGNLDAWKEDPLRYWKNNTPEKQEMVKNALARKYEDHPENRRDEAMRSCGFAAQTIMLAARQMGLDSCPMVGFEYDELAEIIKLPENHMIVMMVVVGKRAEDAAPRGGQLSVNEVFFENHF; from the coding sequence ATGGATACTTTTGATGCGATAAAGACTCGCCGAGCTATAAAGAAATTTGATAGCTCACACAAAATGTCCTCTGAAGATGTTAAACTAATACAAGAGTTGACAATACTTTCTCCAACTAGTTACAACCAACAAAACTGGAGATTCGTCTACGTTACTGATCAATCTGTCAAAGAGAAAATATCAAAGGCAGCTCGTGATCAGGCCCAGCCAAAAGATGGCTCTCTGGTAATTGTTCTTTGTGGAAATCTTGATGCATGGAAAGAAGATCCACTACGTTACTGGAAAAATAACACTCCAGAAAAACAAGAGATGGTAAAAAATGCACTAGCTCGAAAATATGAAGATCATCCTGAGAACCGTCGTGATGAGGCAATGCGCTCTTGCGGATTTGCAGCTCAGACCATAATGCTTGCTGCTCGACAGATGGGTCTTGACTCTTGTCCTATGGTCGGCTTTGAGTATGATGAACTAGCAGAGATAATCAAATTGCCTGAAAACCACATGATAGTCATGATGGTAGTAGTTGGCAAACGTGCAGAGGATGCTGCACCAAGAGGTGGGCAGTTGTCTGTGAATGAGGTATTCTTTGAGAACCACTTTTGA
- a CDS encoding NAD(P)/FAD-dependent oxidoreductase, giving the protein MKIAVMGMGVAGSYLMARLKDSDHEVVGYERMVEERHDSICAWGTIKPTLAEFCKKTGRDFNDFLIHDGKKMHVKMNDDVKFDIGLKGLCTYNKLALIKDFIKDSKIIYGPPPSIEELEKEYDMIVDCTGFHRVYLPKLKQDFFLPTYEYKVEYPDKVPYDDFYIEPFPGMSGYFWYFPLGERWAHIGAGDYNKQHMKATDDFLKKHGGKVLQTKGRPIRLATPDRCKPYYSGKVVGVGESIGTVYALLGEGIIPSMQCVEIFLENMNDFKAYEKAVEKHFKVYAKVFNFVHAKIQKNFSFLKALPDFISIFLYMKKNEDRFGMNIKVADLMKVAKA; this is encoded by the coding sequence TTGAAGATAGCAGTAATGGGAATGGGTGTAGCAGGCTCTTATCTTATGGCCAGACTAAAGGACTCTGACCACGAAGTTGTCGGATATGAAAGAATGGTTGAAGAAAGACATGATTCCATTTGCGCATGGGGTACGATAAAGCCAACTTTGGCAGAATTTTGCAAAAAAACAGGCAGAGATTTTAATGATTTTCTAATTCATGACGGCAAAAAGATGCATGTCAAAATGAACGACGATGTAAAATTTGATATCGGCCTCAAAGGACTATGTACCTATAACAAACTAGCACTAATCAAAGATTTCATCAAAGATTCTAAAATTATCTACGGCCCACCACCAAGTATCGAAGAGTTAGAAAAAGAGTATGACATGATAGTTGACTGTACAGGATTTCACAGAGTATACTTGCCAAAATTAAAACAAGATTTCTTTTTACCAACATATGAATACAAAGTAGAGTATCCAGACAAGGTTCCATATGATGACTTTTACATTGAACCATTTCCTGGAATGTCAGGATACTTTTGGTATTTCCCACTAGGGGAGAGATGGGCACACATTGGTGCAGGTGATTACAATAAACAACACATGAAGGCAACAGATGATTTCCTAAAGAAACACGGAGGAAAGGTTTTACAAACAAAGGGTCGCCCAATCAGACTTGCAACACCGGATAGATGCAAGCCATACTATTCAGGTAAGGTAGTCGGAGTTGGCGAATCAATTGGAACAGTTTATGCATTGTTAGGGGAGGGAATCATTCCATCAATGCAATGCGTTGAGATATTTTTAGAGAACATGAATGATTTCAAAGCGTATGAGAAAGCAGTAGAGAAACATTTCAAAGTCTATGCAAAGGTGTTTAATTTTGTGCATGCAAAGATTCAGAAGAACTTTAGTTTCCTCAAAGCACTGCCAGATTTTATTTCAATATTTCTTTACATGAAAAAGAACGAAGACAGATTTGGAATGAATATCAAAGTTGCAGATCTGATGAAAGTTGCAAAAGCCTAA
- a CDS encoding ribosomal L7Ae/L30e/S12e/Gadd45 family protein codes for MSKILEKSLRDARKEDKLTMGTKQVLSSIKNSKLIVLSQSIKKEMVEQIELDAKKEKIPLVNFQGTSVALGRLCGLQFRISTISFTSIDDASIKSILKDTEVEDKNESS; via the coding sequence ATGAGTAAGATACTTGAGAAATCATTACGGGATGCTCGTAAAGAAGATAAATTAACAATGGGCACAAAGCAAGTTTTAAGCTCTATAAAAAATTCGAAACTTATTGTGTTGTCTCAATCAATAAAAAAAGAAATGGTTGAGCAAATTGAATTAGATGCAAAAAAAGAAAAAATACCTTTGGTCAACTTTCAAGGAACATCAGTCGCATTAGGTAGACTATGTGGCTTACAATTTAGAATCTCGACAATTTCATTTACTTCAATAGACGATGCTAGCATCAAATCAATTTTAAAAGACACAGAAGTTGAGGATAAAAATGAATCATCGTAG
- a CDS encoding Cdc6/Cdc18 family protein: protein MFLVEQMHKRKFQKLLKKEIDRMTAFKDQSYFDTLSAPKKILGREDKIQELLGMIVGYKKNFVPPLVSVYGRSGSGKSTLVKFVLDNLPDISTCIVNLRKSKTIFGASNLILEELQGKTITNSNGLNKAIENVESAIVQKLEHEKKNTLFILLDEADSILNDKRGNPSDFFYKLLTIIEDLKKQNYLVSIITISNNLFDQYNLDDRVKSRIGNNHILFDPYSKDEIVDILKEISDKALHEKVDLPILQQCAHLSSSIHGDARRAIDLLHSAAKLAIKENQPISKDHVAQANDLLDSDFVLQFLKTAPYHMKVICYVIGQSTFVSGKQWHYTSAIEKVYSNVLPEDKKNLGYRRVSDLLNELAQAGILESSTKTLGRYGSGKMYRLKFPADIIGKYFPEKFVLWEQMKNEYYSVNHDPDVKYNRDPRLKFDRFEGIKKYQELLGQF, encoded by the coding sequence GTGTTTCTAGTAGAACAAATGCACAAACGAAAATTCCAGAAATTATTAAAAAAAGAAATTGATCGGATGACTGCATTTAAAGATCAGTCTTATTTTGATACTCTTTCTGCCCCAAAGAAAATTTTAGGAAGAGAGGATAAAATTCAAGAACTTCTTGGCATGATAGTAGGATACAAAAAGAATTTTGTCCCGCCACTCGTGTCAGTATATGGAAGAAGCGGTTCTGGAAAATCCACACTGGTAAAATTTGTACTGGATAACCTTCCTGACATATCTACATGTATAGTGAATTTGAGGAAAAGCAAGACAATTTTTGGAGCATCAAATCTGATTTTAGAGGAATTACAAGGCAAAACTATTACGAATTCTAACGGACTAAACAAGGCAATAGAGAATGTTGAATCTGCAATTGTACAGAAACTAGAACATGAAAAGAAAAACACTCTCTTCATACTTTTAGACGAGGCAGATTCCATTTTAAATGACAAACGAGGTAATCCGTCAGACTTTTTCTACAAATTGCTCACGATAATTGAGGATCTAAAAAAACAAAATTATCTGGTCTCAATTATTACCATATCGAACAATCTCTTTGATCAATACAATCTTGATGATAGAGTAAAATCAAGAATTGGGAATAATCATATCTTATTTGATCCGTATTCTAAAGATGAAATTGTTGATATTTTAAAAGAAATTTCTGATAAAGCACTTCATGAAAAAGTAGATCTGCCTATTTTACAACAATGTGCTCATCTTAGCTCGTCTATTCATGGCGATGCAAGGCGGGCCATTGATTTACTCCATTCTGCAGCAAAACTGGCAATAAAGGAAAATCAACCCATATCAAAAGACCATGTTGCCCAAGCCAATGATTTATTGGACTCTGATTTTGTTTTACAATTCCTAAAAACTGCACCATATCACATGAAAGTAATCTGCTATGTAATTGGTCAGAGTACCTTTGTATCTGGTAAACAGTGGCACTATACCTCGGCAATAGAGAAAGTGTATTCTAATGTTCTACCTGAAGACAAAAAAAATCTGGGCTATCGTCGTGTATCTGACTTACTAAACGAATTGGCTCAGGCAGGAATTTTAGAATCATCTACAAAGACATTGGGTAGATATGGATCAGGCAAAATGTATCGTCTGAAATTCCCTGCAGATATTATAGGAAAATATTTTCCTGAAAAATTTGTCTTATGGGAACAAATGAAGAATG
- a CDS encoding matrixin family metalloprotease: MKFSGVSSSKFPLVIIGVVVLFALYLIPAYAAAPQVCLEEFPADSSLSKTKKELYIKEIKAGITEWQNMLKEQSTFPRAENWKWDIDVVNYSDSIKCDVIVKFKDKPENENKKLTLGTFQNAGGIGIINMYYFTPYSCETGRDSQYIYYGICRDPIDLATTVEFGSIFRHEFGHALGLPHVDINTSLMHPTFELISYKGKITTGDVKNVIEMYPNGFYSQEPVSEPEIIELTPDVIQPIPDWIRSNALWWSTGEINDETFVVGIKYLITQDILVIPATETIHDSTGIPSWIKDNARWWAAGEINDETFVLGIQYLIQQGIILVD, translated from the coding sequence ATGAAGTTCAGTGGTGTATCTTCAAGTAAATTTCCTCTAGTAATAATTGGAGTTGTGGTATTGTTTGCACTTTATTTAATTCCAGCATATGCTGCAGCACCTCAAGTATGTCTTGAGGAGTTTCCAGCCGATTCCAGTTTATCTAAAACAAAAAAGGAACTCTACATCAAAGAGATCAAGGCAGGAATTACTGAATGGCAAAACATGCTAAAGGAACAGTCCACATTCCCAAGGGCAGAAAATTGGAAATGGGATATTGATGTGGTGAATTATTCTGATTCTATAAAGTGTGATGTCATTGTAAAGTTTAAAGACAAACCAGAAAATGAAAACAAAAAGCTAACTCTGGGAACTTTTCAAAATGCTGGAGGCATTGGAATAATTAACATGTATTATTTTACTCCCTACTCTTGTGAGACTGGTAGAGACTCTCAGTACATCTACTATGGGATTTGTAGAGACCCAATTGATCTTGCCACTACTGTAGAGTTTGGTTCAATATTTCGCCACGAGTTCGGACATGCACTTGGGTTGCCCCACGTTGATATCAACACATCACTGATGCATCCAACTTTTGAGTTGATCAGCTACAAGGGAAAAATTACCACTGGAGATGTAAAAAATGTCATTGAGATGTATCCTAATGGATTTTATTCTCAAGAACCAGTATCAGAACCTGAAATTATAGAGTTAACTCCAGATGTTATACAACCCATTCCTGATTGGATTCGAAGCAATGCATTGTGGTGGTCTACTGGTGAGATTAATGATGAGACATTTGTTGTAGGGATAAAATATTTGATAACACAGGATATTCTAGTCATTCCTGCAACTGAAACCATTCATGATAGTACAGGGATTCCATCATGGATTAAGGACAATGCCAGATGGTGGGCAGCAGGTGAGATTAATGATGAGACATTTGTTCTCGGGATACAGTACTTGATTCAGCAAGGAATAATCTTAGTAGACTAG
- a CDS encoding YkgJ family cysteine cluster protein, producing MSQKEIEESLDLLEKDWDVDPVIRKFVLGKITDVSDYAIKVKDVVFHVPYLNSEKKYILWKCFWPDCHNCCDRQGRLPLTSDDLITIGKGLKYKSTSEFIKKETLTVTYQEPGPAGQMTTMTTINLKRKNDETAEEDGTHISCRFLDDKGGCSMHPDRPGVCYLYPFASWLENEKGKARVHATYQFTGDCPGFYLADNLDQMKDELKAYSTTIYDYNMASNRTNREGFGSVSFS from the coding sequence TTGTCTCAAAAGGAAATTGAAGAGTCCCTTGATTTATTAGAAAAAGACTGGGATGTTGATCCAGTTATTAGAAAATTTGTGTTAGGTAAAATTACAGATGTATCAGACTATGCCATTAAAGTAAAAGATGTGGTGTTTCATGTTCCTTATTTGAATTCAGAAAAAAAATACATCTTGTGGAAATGTTTCTGGCCTGATTGTCACAATTGTTGTGACAGACAAGGAAGACTGCCACTAACCTCTGATGATTTGATTACAATTGGAAAGGGTTTGAAATACAAAAGCACATCAGAGTTTATCAAAAAAGAAACTCTTACTGTTACGTATCAGGAACCGGGTCCTGCAGGGCAAATGACTACAATGACTACAATTAATCTGAAAAGAAAAAATGACGAGACTGCAGAAGAGGATGGAACTCACATCTCATGTAGGTTCTTAGATGACAAGGGAGGATGCAGCATGCATCCAGACCGTCCCGGAGTCTGTTACTTGTATCCATTTGCAAGCTGGCTTGAAAATGAGAAAGGCAAGGCACGAGTTCATGCAACGTACCAATTTACCGGTGATTGCCCTGGATTTTACTTGGCTGACAATCTAGACCAAATGAAAGACGAACTCAAAGCATACTCTACTACAATCTATGACTATAACATGGCATCAAATAGAACAAATCGAGAAGGGTTTGGTTCTGTAAGTTTTAGTTAG
- a CDS encoding 30S ribosomal protein S7: MAQTKNLLLFRKWDLSDIEIKDPGLKTAISLRKQILPYTYGRSALKRFNKADVNIVERLINKSMHFGKKYAKNTGRMTGKKTKLLNTVKVAFDIIALKTGQNPVEVLVRAIEYSAPTEDTTRIVYGGTTYHVSVDVAPIRRVDLALKFIADAVKEATFSNPKPIEEHMAEQLMLAAANDSNAPSVKKRHELERIAQASR; the protein is encoded by the coding sequence ATGGCACAAACTAAAAATTTACTATTATTTAGAAAATGGGATTTATCTGATATTGAGATTAAAGATCCTGGATTAAAGACTGCCATCTCTTTGAGGAAACAAATCTTACCTTACACTTATGGTCGCTCTGCATTAAAGCGATTCAACAAAGCAGATGTTAACATTGTTGAGAGATTAATCAACAAATCAATGCACTTTGGAAAAAAATATGCAAAGAACACTGGTAGAATGACTGGTAAAAAAACAAAACTTCTCAATACTGTAAAAGTAGCTTTTGATATTATTGCATTAAAAACCGGACAAAATCCTGTCGAAGTACTAGTTAGAGCAATAGAATATTCTGCTCCAACTGAAGATACTACAAGAATTGTTTACGGTGGTACTACATACCATGTATCAGTTGATGTTGCACCAATTAGACGAGTTGATTTGGCTTTGAAGTTTATCGCAGATGCTGTAAAAGAGGCAACTTTCTCAAATCCAAAACCAATTGAGGAACACATGGCAGAGCAACTAATGCTTGCAGCAGCAAATGATTCCAATGCTCCTTCTGTAAAGAAGAGACATGAGTTGGAACGTATCGCTCAAGCATCAAGATAG
- a CDS encoding 30S ribosomal protein S12, giving the protein MRKSPLGLFAGRVLTTKKKKQRWAISTFKRRKLGIDKKADPLGGAPQGRGIVLEKVGIAAKQPNSAIRKCVRVQLIRNGKSVTAFLPRDGAMNFIDEHDEVTIEGMGATQGGAMGDIPGVRFKVSKVNGTSLHELVIGKKEKPRR; this is encoded by the coding sequence ATGAGAAAATCACCACTTGGATTATTTGCTGGCAGAGTTCTTACAACTAAAAAGAAGAAACAACGATGGGCAATCTCCACTTTCAAAAGAAGAAAATTAGGTATTGATAAAAAGGCTGATCCTCTTGGAGGAGCACCACAAGGACGTGGTATTGTTTTAGAAAAAGTAGGTATTGCTGCAAAACAGCCAAACTCTGCTATTAGAAAATGTGTTAGAGTTCAATTAATTAGAAATGGTAAATCCGTAACTGCATTTTTGCCAAGAGATGGTGCAATGAACTTCATTGATGAACACGATGAGGTTACAATTGAAGGAATGGGTGCAACACAAGGTGGTGCAATGGGAGATATTCCTGGAGTTAGATTCAAAGTTTCTAAAGTTAACGGTACATCATTGCATGAATTAGTAATTGGAAAGAAGGAGAAACCAAGGAGATAG